In Zingiber officinale cultivar Zhangliang chromosome 6A, Zo_v1.1, whole genome shotgun sequence, a single genomic region encodes these proteins:
- the LOC121994349 gene encoding uncharacterized protein LOC121994349 — MAASFSLAPSQIFLSHRHLSSPSPKSLHKSILLSSSSSSSSSFTEAATNPILSEGVAEPAAAGAVAEQEESSKTLLDPVTEDPLFKGCKTCGREVIEKGCNGEGRIQGGIATVPGFGWWPIKAFRPCPGFVATGGRYTRKGQSMDEVAFGRDGRDTPAKSRYKLTLLMFILFLANTGRKKKLLLSLFGVSLL, encoded by the exons ATGGCTGCCTCCTTCTCCCTCGCTCCTTCCCAAATCTTCCTCTCCCATCGCCATCTTTCTTCTCCGTCTCCGAAGTCACTCCACAAATCCATCCTTctatcctcttcctcttcctcttcttcatcgTTCACAGAAGCAGCTACAAATCCGATCCTCTCAGAGGGAGTAGCAGAACCGGCGGCGGCGGGGGCTGTTgcagagcaagaagagagctccAAAACACTACTAGATCCAGTCACAGAGGACCCTCTATTCAA GGGGTGCAAGACCTGCGGGAGAGAGGTAATCGAGAAGGGTTGCAACGGCGAGGGCCGAATTCAAGGCGGGATCGCAACCGTCCCAGGCTTTGGCTGGTGGCCGATAAAAGCCTTTAGGCCTTGCCCGGGGTTTGTAGCAACTGGTGGGAGGTACACAAGGAAAGGGCAAAGCATGGACGAGGTTGCATTTGGCAGGGACGGAAGAGATACGCCCGCCAAATCAAGGTACAAACTTACTTTACTGATGTTTATCTTATTtctagctaatacaggaagaaaaaaaaaattgctccTCTCCTTATTTGGAGTATCACTTCTCTAG
- the LOC121997712 gene encoding cytochrome c-type biogenesis CcmH-like mitochondrial protein → MVSSEELKKAQIVEARAKSIFPNVRCTECGSQSIEDSQADVAILLRKLIRDEIREGKTDKEVYKSLAERFGEDVLYAPHFDLQTAAIWLSPVIVAGVAIGGWAYRRRRQNTNVHVMALNLVRGVPLTPTEKETMLELLTPPPSPRRKWWS, encoded by the exons ATGGTGAGCAGCGAGGAGTTGAAGAAAGCTCAGATTGTTGAGGCTCGTGCGAAGAGCATTTTCCCTAATGTTAGGTGCACTGAATGTGGCAGTCAATCCATTGAGGATTCACAGGCAGATGTTGCTATTTTGCTCAGAAAG CTCATCCGGGATGAAATCCGAGAAGGTAAAACTGACAAGGAGGTGTACAAAAGTCTAGCGGAAAGGTTCGGCGAGGATGTACTTTATGCTCCTCATTTCGATCTACAAACTGCTGCTATATGGTTGTCGCCG GTCATTGTTGCTGGGGTTGCAATTGGTGGATGGGCATATCGGAGGCGCAGGCAAAATACCAATGTCCACGTAATGGCACTGAATCTTGTTCGAGGTGTTCCGTTAACCCCTACAGAGAAGGAAACTATGCTCGAACTACTAACACCACCTCCATCTCCGAGAAGAAAGTGGTGGAGTTGA